In Bactrocera oleae isolate idBacOlea1 chromosome 5, idBacOlea1, whole genome shotgun sequence, a genomic segment contains:
- the LOC106617454 gene encoding alpha-tocopherol transfer protein, whose amino-acid sequence MKFDAAEEAEIDELYEWFQQNPKLPKEIDRVLLKRFYRCMYGDLKGTKKLIQINYSLRNKHPHIFLERDPTDPDSKQTFDYADLVPLPGLTSEGYKVSCYRMVDMDPGKVNHSADTKAFFMVSDCRFNMYDGNVSTEGHLETFASGEVQIFDMNGYTLKHLSKMTFSTLRIYMAFLQEALPVHLKAIHIINCPSYLDKVVSIMKPFISREVFKLIHFHTDSLDSLYEHVPRSILPEEYGGNGGKLADLKAQLLTELFRKREYLMDPNHWKVDREKENTERRRWPFKS is encoded by the exons atgaaattcgACGCGGCAGAAGAAGCTGAAATTGATGAATTATATGAGTGGTTTCAACAAAATCCAAAATTGCCCAAAGAAATTG atCGCGTACTTTTGAAACGCTTCTATAGATGCATGTACGGTGACTTAAAAGGCACCAAAAAGCTTATACAAATTAACTACAGTTTGCGGAATAAGCACCCACACATCTTTTTGGAACGTGACCCAACCGATCCGGATAGCAAGCAAACATTTGATTATGC AGATTTGGTGCCACTTCCTGGACTTACATCAGAGGGCTACAAAGTGAGCTGTTATCGCATGGTTGACATGGATCCAGGAAAG GTCAATCACAGCGCCGATACTAAAGCATTTTTCATGGTCTCTGATTGTCGGTTCAATATGTATGATGGCAACGTTTCCACCGAGGGACATTTAGAAACATTTGCCAGCGGTGAAGTGCAAATATTCGACATGAACGGCTATACATTGAAACATCTGAGTAAGATGACCTTCAGCACACTGCGTATATACATGGCGTTCCTACAAGAGGCACTACCCGTGCACTTAAAAGCCATACATATTATCAATTGTCCGTCCTATTTGGATAAAGTAGTGAGCATCATGAAACCATTTATCAGTCGTGAAGTCTTCAAATTG ATTCATTTCCATACCGATAGCTTGGATAGTTTGTACGAGCATGTGCCTCGTAGTATATTACCGGAGGAATATGGCGGAAATGGTGGCAAATTGGCGGATCTAAAGGCACAACTTCTAACGGAGTTATTTCGCAAGCG CGAGTATCTGATGGACCCAAATCATTGGAAGGTCGATAGAGAGAAGGAAAATACCGAACGTCGCCGTTGGCCatttaaatcataa
- the LOC106617456 gene encoding alpha-tocopherol transfer protein isoform X1: MVGQQLNKKLDELEQWFKENPKLPEQIDRILLRRFLKCMYNDVKETEKIIELNFSIRNRNPHIFLHRDPADEAVKAIQDVVEMIPLPGLTPEGYKLLLFRLSDTDPKKLNSIIECKAFFMLADCRYSDLDIEEPQTQKTEKSNEDPQTEKTGEIEDDSLQDDSISNGEVQICDIGDYTLSHMARISFTTLRMYMNFLQEAHPVRLRAMHIINCPPFLNKMLSIVKPFIHEDVFKMIHFHTEGMDSLYEKVPRHMLPNEYGGNAGVIPDLKKIWTDKLKVKRDYLMDERHWKMDPSQNSRRWYFF, translated from the exons ATGGTTGGACAGCAACTGAATAAGAAATTGGATGAATTGGAACAATGGTTCAAAGAAAATCCAAAATTACCGGAACAAATCG ATCGCATTCTTTTACGGCGCTTTCTTAAATGCATGTACAATGATGTGAaggaaaccgaaaaaattattgaattaaatttctcAATACGAAATAGGAACCCACATATATTTCTTCACCGTGATCCCGCCGATGAAGCTGTCAAAGCCATACAAGATGTGGT AGAAATGATACCACTACCGGGACTAACACCAGAAGGTTATAAGCTATTATTATTTAGGCTATCAGATACAGATCCCAAAAAG TTGAATAGCATCATAGAGTGCAAAGCCTTTTTTATGTTAGCCGACTGTCGTTACTCCGATCTCGATATTGAGGAACCACAAACACAAAAGACAGAGAAATCGAATGAAGATCCTCAGACGGAGAAAACAGGTGAAATCGAAGATGACTCGCTGCAAGATGATTCAATATCTAATGGTGAAGTACAGATATGTGACATAGGTGATTACACTTTATCGCACATGGCCCGCATTTCCTTTACGACATTgcgtatgtatatgaattttcTTCAAGAGGCGCATCCAGTACGTTTGCGCGCAATGCATATCATCAATTGCCCgccatttttaaacaaaatgctGTCTATTGTTAAGCCTTTCATACACGAGGATGTCTTTAAAAtg ATACATTTTCACACTGAAGGCATGGAtagtttgtatgaaaaagtACCGCGTCATATGTTACCGAACGAATATGGCGGTAACGCTGGTGTTATACCGGATCTAAAGAAAATATGGACAgataaattaaaagttaaaag GGATTACCTGATGGATGAAAGGCATTGGAAAATGGATCCATCACAGAATTCGCGACGttggtattttttttga
- the LOC106617456 gene encoding alpha-tocopherol transfer protein isoform X3 has translation MYNDVKETEKIIELNFSIRNRNPHIFLHRDPADEAVKAIQDVVEMIPLPGLTPEGYKLLLFRLSDTDPKKLNSIIECKAFFMLADCRYSDLDIEEPQTQKTEKSNEDPQTEKTGEIEDDSLQDDSISNGEVQICDIGDYTLSHMARISFTTLRMYMNFLQEAHPVRLRAMHIINCPPFLNKMLSIVKPFIHEDVFKMIHFHTEGMDSLYEKVPRHMLPNEYGGNAGVIPDLKKIWTDKLKVKRDYLMDERHWKMDPSQNSRRWYFF, from the exons ATGTACAATGATGTGAaggaaaccgaaaaaattattgaattaaatttctcAATACGAAATAGGAACCCACATATATTTCTTCACCGTGATCCCGCCGATGAAGCTGTCAAAGCCATACAAGATGTGGT AGAAATGATACCACTACCGGGACTAACACCAGAAGGTTATAAGCTATTATTATTTAGGCTATCAGATACAGATCCCAAAAAG TTGAATAGCATCATAGAGTGCAAAGCCTTTTTTATGTTAGCCGACTGTCGTTACTCCGATCTCGATATTGAGGAACCACAAACACAAAAGACAGAGAAATCGAATGAAGATCCTCAGACGGAGAAAACAGGTGAAATCGAAGATGACTCGCTGCAAGATGATTCAATATCTAATGGTGAAGTACAGATATGTGACATAGGTGATTACACTTTATCGCACATGGCCCGCATTTCCTTTACGACATTgcgtatgtatatgaattttcTTCAAGAGGCGCATCCAGTACGTTTGCGCGCAATGCATATCATCAATTGCCCgccatttttaaacaaaatgctGTCTATTGTTAAGCCTTTCATACACGAGGATGTCTTTAAAAtg ATACATTTTCACACTGAAGGCATGGAtagtttgtatgaaaaagtACCGCGTCATATGTTACCGAACGAATATGGCGGTAACGCTGGTGTTATACCGGATCTAAAGAAAATATGGACAgataaattaaaagttaaaag GGATTACCTGATGGATGAAAGGCATTGGAAAATGGATCCATCACAGAATTCGCGACGttggtattttttttga
- the LOC106617456 gene encoding alpha-tocopherol transfer protein isoform X2: MNRTNRILLRRFLKCMYNDVKETEKIIELNFSIRNRNPHIFLHRDPADEAVKAIQDVVEMIPLPGLTPEGYKLLLFRLSDTDPKKLNSIIECKAFFMLADCRYSDLDIEEPQTQKTEKSNEDPQTEKTGEIEDDSLQDDSISNGEVQICDIGDYTLSHMARISFTTLRMYMNFLQEAHPVRLRAMHIINCPPFLNKMLSIVKPFIHEDVFKMIHFHTEGMDSLYEKVPRHMLPNEYGGNAGVIPDLKKIWTDKLKVKRDYLMDERHWKMDPSQNSRRWYFF; this comes from the exons ATGAATCGCACGA ATCGCATTCTTTTACGGCGCTTTCTTAAATGCATGTACAATGATGTGAaggaaaccgaaaaaattattgaattaaatttctcAATACGAAATAGGAACCCACATATATTTCTTCACCGTGATCCCGCCGATGAAGCTGTCAAAGCCATACAAGATGTGGT AGAAATGATACCACTACCGGGACTAACACCAGAAGGTTATAAGCTATTATTATTTAGGCTATCAGATACAGATCCCAAAAAG TTGAATAGCATCATAGAGTGCAAAGCCTTTTTTATGTTAGCCGACTGTCGTTACTCCGATCTCGATATTGAGGAACCACAAACACAAAAGACAGAGAAATCGAATGAAGATCCTCAGACGGAGAAAACAGGTGAAATCGAAGATGACTCGCTGCAAGATGATTCAATATCTAATGGTGAAGTACAGATATGTGACATAGGTGATTACACTTTATCGCACATGGCCCGCATTTCCTTTACGACATTgcgtatgtatatgaattttcTTCAAGAGGCGCATCCAGTACGTTTGCGCGCAATGCATATCATCAATTGCCCgccatttttaaacaaaatgctGTCTATTGTTAAGCCTTTCATACACGAGGATGTCTTTAAAAtg ATACATTTTCACACTGAAGGCATGGAtagtttgtatgaaaaagtACCGCGTCATATGTTACCGAACGAATATGGCGGTAACGCTGGTGTTATACCGGATCTAAAGAAAATATGGACAgataaattaaaagttaaaag GGATTACCTGATGGATGAAAGGCATTGGAAAATGGATCCATCACAGAATTCGCGACGttggtattttttttga
- the LOC106617476 gene encoding protein unc-93 homolog A, with protein sequence MGSLPNLHELEEIERRREKRREREQREQLREQRARDSSRERERMALFAQRKQNSYNAYLMAGLGMGGGTLGMAAAVGASHLTGTAAATGVLGVSANTPATTATTTLGGFAVGGAALLGLGTPALLTKHHQHHRHSLTTRHRVLRTRSSGATQNIWDEQLMEHLAAYSPISTRSHRINPVSSYQVQAALAASRRRESMNSSIGAASIRRLITLNNRNCRHKIPPHVRHKVCQSFICIAVAHGLICGVLLPLFALQGSNSVWHQREQWVHVGPNIGSLLLSGCFLISAVMCLFTKRLIQKFGYTTVIGASYVAASIFLLCHLFPSIFTLLPAYILLGVTYSPSWISKIALVVHFGSKLSCSQHECMLSSSHTTDVIDEHKLFCNRDQKVRRLARWFQVAQDLGIILGTLLASLTLACSSSDWNCFDSSETVSMDTQATLLPSENLTENIVKAVALRSHSYSMTGFLPNIPGYFDDFYYHNEHGERICGADMCPVWHQDNTFDDTSNGTNETIYTQFINERSTGGGITLISTYLLFTLAAAALSFFGGRIQGTFRRDVHIKGVTDTLLFAGPMAYFVGTEQAYMLGDFLRAFVSCSLGISMVAGALVGMGLMQCIVSCTLSMLLRHTKRIVVILAGFFFQSCLLLALSSWKPSSDDMALFYVLAASWGACNGMWETLLMALITLNHANHVTDVTSPLQGLRFLGLGITFAAHGLMCETPKIITMVIILVISLPAYAMLEIRLEAQRKSQLTNL encoded by the exons CAAAATTCCTACAACGCCTACCTAATGGCTGGTTTGGGAATGGGTGGTGGAACACTTGGCATGGCAGCTGCCGTCGGAGCTTCTCACCTAACGGGCACAGCCGCAGCAACTGGTGTTCTCGGCGTTAGCGCCAATACCCCAGCCACAACGGCTACGACTACTTTAGGTGGCTTTGCAGTAGGTGGTGCAGCTTTACTTGGCTTAGGCACACCGGCATTACTCACGAAACACCATCAACATCATCGACATTCGCTAACAACACGACATCGAGTGCTACGCACAAGAAGTTCTGGAGCGACACAGAATATTTGGGATGAACAATTGATGGAG CATCTTGCCGCATACTCCCCAATTTCCACACGTTCACACCGTATCAATCCAGTCTCATCATATCAGGTGCAAGCCGCATTGGCCGCCTCTCGTCGACGTGAGTCCATGAACAGTTCCATTGGTGCTGCATCGATACGACGCCTTATTACACTTAATAACCGCAACTGCCGTCATAAGATACCGCCACACGTGCGACATAAGGTGTGCCAGAGTTTCATCTGCATAGCGGTGGCGCACGGTTTGATATGCGGCGTATTATTGCCGCTCTTCGCGCTACAAGGTTCCAACTCTGTCTGGCATCAACGCGAACAGTGGGTACATGTGGGACCCAATATCGGCTCACTTCTATTAAGCGGTTGCTTTTTGATCTCCGCCGTTATGTGCCTATTTACCAAACGCCTTATACAAAAATTCGGTTATACAACAGTGATTGGCGCCAGTTACGTCGCGGCGAGTATCTTTCTCTTATGTCACCTTTTTCCCTCCATATTTACACTACTGCCGGCATATATACTGCTCGGTGTCACATACAGCCCTTCATGGATTAGCAAAATAGCATTGGTGGTGCACTTTGGCAGCAAGCTGAGCTGTTCCCAGCATGAGTGCATGCTGAGTTCCTCTCATACCACGGATGTGATAGATGAGCATAAACTCTTCTGTAATCGCGATCAAAAGGTACGCCGTTTGGCGCGTTGGTTTCAGGTGGCACAAGATCTGGGCATCATACTGGGCACGCTATTGGCATCATTAACTTTGGCTTGTAGCTCCAGTGATTGGAATTGCTTTGATAGTAGCGAAACAGTGTCAATGGACACACAAGCAACTTTACTGCCCAGCGAAAATCTGACAGAAAATATTGTGAAGGCAGTGGCTCTGCGTTCACATTCTTACAGTATGACCGGGTTTTTACCCAATATACCGGGGTACTTCGATGATTTTTACTATCACAATGAGCACGGTGAAAGAATTTGTGGGGCCGATATGTGCCCCGTTTGGCATCAGGATAACACTTTTGACGATACGAGCAACGGCACCAACGAAACGATTTACACACAATTCATTAATGAAAGATCGACTGGCGGCGGTATTACGCTGATAAGCACCTATTTATTATTCACATTAGCTGCGGCGGCTTTATCCTTTTTCGGTGGGCGTATACAAGGCACGTTTCGTCGCGACGTTCATATAAAAGGTGTTACGGATACGTTATTGTTCGCCGGACCCATGGCGTATTTCGTAGGTACTGAACAGGCCTATATGTTAGGCGACTTTTTGCGG GCATTTGTCTCCTGCTCCTTGGGTATTAGCATGGTGGCAGGTGCTTTGGTCGGCATGGGTCTCATGCAATGCATAGTTTCCTGCACCTTAAGCATGCTGCTGCGTCACACCAAACGCATCGTGGTTATTT TGGCCGGTTTCTTCTTCCAATCATGTCTATTACTTGCTTTATCCAGCTGGAAGCCATCGAGTGATGACATGGCGCTTTTCTATGTACTGGCTGCCTCATGGGGCGCATGTAACGGTATGTGGGAAACGCTTCTAATGGCCTTAATCACGCTGAATCACGCCAATCACGTTACGGATGTCACCAGTCCGTTGCAGGGACTACGTTTTCTCGGACTTGGTATCACCTTCGCAGCGCATGGTTTGATGTGTGAAACACCGAAGATTATTACCATGGTTATAATTCTAGTGATAAGCTTGCCGGCCTATGCAATGCTAGAAATCAGACTGGAGGCACAGCGTAAATCCCAATTGACCAATTTATGA